One part of the Streptomyces sp. NBC_00286 genome encodes these proteins:
- a CDS encoding DsbA family oxidoreductase translates to MRVEIWSDIACPWCYVGKARFEKALDAFPHRDEIEVVHRSFELDPKRAKGDNESVLKMLTKKYGMSEAQARAGEENLGSLAAAVGLEYRTEGRDHGSTFDMHRLLHFAKEQGRQDELLQILYRANFVEERSLYVDADAYLTELAVEAGLDADAAREVLADPDAYADEVRADEREAAELGANGVPFFVLDRKYGVSGAQPVETFGQALEQAWGNRSPLKLIQDGDADACGPDGCAVPQH, encoded by the coding sequence ATGCGCGTCGAGATCTGGAGCGATATCGCCTGCCCCTGGTGCTATGTGGGCAAGGCCCGCTTCGAGAAGGCGCTTGACGCCTTCCCGCACCGGGACGAGATCGAGGTGGTGCACCGTTCCTTCGAGCTCGACCCGAAGCGGGCCAAGGGTGACAACGAGTCCGTTCTGAAGATGCTCACCAAGAAGTACGGGATGAGCGAGGCGCAGGCCCGGGCGGGTGAGGAGAACCTGGGCTCGTTGGCCGCCGCCGTGGGGCTGGAGTACCGCACCGAGGGCCGCGATCACGGCAGCACCTTCGATATGCACCGGCTGCTGCACTTCGCCAAGGAGCAGGGTCGGCAGGACGAGCTGCTCCAGATCCTGTACCGGGCGAACTTCGTCGAGGAGCGGTCCCTCTACGTGGACGCCGACGCGTATCTGACCGAGCTGGCCGTCGAGGCCGGTCTCGACGCGGACGCCGCCCGCGAGGTGCTCGCCGACCCGGACGCGTACGCCGATGAGGTCCGGGCCGACGAACGCGAGGCCGCCGAGCTCGGCGCGAACGGCGTTCCCTTCTTCGTCCTCGACCGCAAGTACGGCGTCTCGGGCGCCCAGCCCGTCGAGACCTTCGGGCAGGCGCTGGAGCAGGCGTGGGGCAACCGCTCGCCGCTGAAGCTGATCCAGGACGGCGACGCGGACGCCTGCGGTCCCGACGGATGCGCGGTGCCGCAGCACTGA
- a CDS encoding aminotransferase class V-fold PLP-dependent enzyme encodes METFESRVRAEFAPKNTFLNTASNGLLPARTVTALQEAVALRADGSPVDSLFADVEAARASFARLAGVPVGRVAAGSSVSAYTGLVAASLPAGAEVLTAEDDFASVVNPFHVRTDLKVRTVPLERIAESVRPGTALVAVSAVQSADGRIADLPALREAARDHGSRTYIDFSQAAGWLPMDAGAYDYVSSVCYKWLLGPHGAGFLVVPEDFGELTPILAGWVAGEHPWDSCYGPVAELAHSARRFDLPPALFSYAGLRPSLELIEELGVDAVQAHDLALADRYRAGLTTLGHEALPAPGSAIVSVPGLGHRQPELDKAGISVSNRAGNLRASFHLYNTTADVDRLLDVLSS; translated from the coding sequence ATGGAGACCTTCGAGAGCCGCGTCCGTGCCGAGTTCGCCCCGAAGAACACCTTTCTGAACACCGCGAGCAACGGGCTGCTGCCCGCCCGTACCGTCACCGCCCTCCAGGAGGCGGTGGCGCTGCGGGCCGACGGCAGTCCGGTGGACTCGCTGTTCGCCGATGTGGAGGCCGCCCGGGCCTCCTTCGCCCGGCTGGCCGGCGTGCCGGTCGGGCGGGTGGCGGCCGGGTCCTCGGTCAGCGCCTACACCGGCCTGGTCGCCGCCTCGCTGCCCGCCGGCGCCGAAGTCCTCACCGCCGAGGACGACTTCGCCTCCGTCGTGAACCCCTTCCATGTCCGCACCGACCTCAAGGTGCGGACGGTGCCCCTGGAGCGGATCGCCGAGTCCGTCCGGCCCGGCACCGCACTCGTCGCCGTCAGCGCCGTGCAGTCCGCCGACGGCCGGATCGCCGATCTGCCCGCGCTGCGCGAGGCGGCCAGGGACCACGGATCCCGTACGTACATCGACTTCTCCCAGGCGGCCGGCTGGCTGCCGATGGACGCCGGGGCGTACGACTACGTCTCCTCCGTCTGCTACAAGTGGCTGCTCGGCCCACACGGAGCCGGTTTCCTCGTCGTGCCGGAGGACTTCGGCGAGCTCACACCGATCCTGGCCGGCTGGGTCGCCGGGGAGCACCCCTGGGACAGCTGCTACGGCCCCGTGGCCGAACTCGCCCACTCCGCCCGGCGGTTCGACCTGCCCCCCGCGCTCTTCAGCTACGCCGGACTACGCCCCTCCCTCGAGCTCATCGAGGAACTCGGCGTCGACGCCGTGCAGGCCCACGACCTCGCCCTCGCCGACCGCTACCGCGCGGGCCTCACCACTCTCGGCCACGAAGCCCTCCCCGCGCCCGGCTCGGCGATCGTGTCCGTGCCCGGCCTCGGCCACCGCCAGCCCGAGCTGGACAAGGCCGGGATCTCGGTCTCCAATCGCGCCGGCAACCTGCGTGCCTCCTTCCACCTCTACAACACGACCGCCGACGTCGACCGCCTGCTGGACGTCCTGTCTTCCTGA
- a CDS encoding amidohydrolase family protein, translating to MSDRAVLHVKGRVLVGPDDVRDELWVIDGRISYERPVGARDVRTVQGWALPGLVDAHCHVGLDTHGPVPADVAEKQALTDRDAGALLIRDAGSPSDTRWIDDRDDLPKIIRAGRHIARTRRYIRNYAWEIEPDDLVAYVAQEARRGDGWVKLVGDWIDRGTGDLSACWPRDAVEAAIAEAHRLGARVTAHCFAEDSLRDLVESGIDCIEHATGLTEDLIPLFAARGVAIVPTLVNIATFPSLAAGAESKYPRWSAHMRRLHEGRYDTVRSAHDAGIPVYVGTDAGGSLAHGLVAGEVAELVNAGIPPVEALSATTWGARAWLGRPGLEEGAAADLVVYDGDPRADVRVLAAPRRVVLNGKVVG from the coding sequence ATGAGCGATCGCGCGGTGCTGCACGTGAAGGGACGGGTGCTCGTCGGCCCCGACGACGTCCGGGACGAACTCTGGGTGATCGACGGCAGAATCTCGTACGAGCGTCCCGTCGGCGCCCGTGATGTCCGTACCGTCCAGGGCTGGGCGCTGCCCGGACTCGTCGACGCGCACTGCCACGTCGGGCTCGACACCCACGGCCCCGTACCGGCCGACGTCGCCGAGAAGCAGGCCCTGACCGACCGCGACGCCGGCGCCCTCCTCATCCGGGATGCCGGTTCGCCCTCCGACACCCGGTGGATCGACGACCGTGACGACCTCCCGAAGATCATCCGGGCCGGCCGCCACATCGCCCGCACCCGCCGCTACATCCGCAACTACGCGTGGGAGATCGAGCCCGACGACCTCGTCGCATACGTGGCCCAGGAGGCCCGGCGCGGTGACGGCTGGGTCAAGCTGGTGGGCGACTGGATCGACCGCGGAACGGGAGACCTGAGCGCCTGCTGGCCGCGCGACGCGGTCGAGGCCGCCATCGCCGAGGCCCACCGGCTCGGCGCGCGCGTCACCGCCCACTGCTTCGCCGAGGACTCCCTGCGGGACCTGGTCGAGTCCGGCATCGACTGCATCGAGCACGCCACGGGCCTGACCGAGGACCTCATCCCCCTCTTCGCCGCACGAGGCGTCGCCATCGTCCCCACCCTCGTCAACATCGCCACGTTCCCGAGCCTCGCGGCCGGCGCCGAGTCCAAGTACCCGCGCTGGTCCGCCCATATGCGACGGCTCCACGAGGGCCGCTACGACACCGTGCGCTCCGCACACGACGCGGGCATCCCGGTGTACGTGGGCACCGACGCCGGTGGTTCACTCGCGCACGGGCTGGTGGCCGGGGAGGTGGCGGAACTGGTGAACGCCGGGATCCCTCCGGTCGAGGCGCTGTCGGCCACGACGTGGGGCGCGCGGGCGTGGCTGGGGCGGCCCGGCCTGGAGGAGGGGGCGGCCGCGGACCTCGTGGTGTACGACGGGGATCCGCGGGCGGATGTGCGGGTGCTGGCCGCTCCGCGGAGGGTCGTGCTGAACGGGAAGGTGGTTGGTTAG
- a CDS encoding alpha/beta hydrolase family protein — protein MIPRHRKAAVASLLTLALAAPLLGATPAVSVNPAQVAPQVPYSSGLELPPPTGQYPVGRRTLHLVDRNRTDPWVPTAGNRELMVTVSYPARSASGLPAAYMTDEEAQLLLEARGLGGVVPRETVARARTHAHMGARPVPGHFPLVLLSPGFSMPRTTLTSIADDLASRGYVVASVDHAYESVGTAFPKGRLLTCVACERVDTAEERAAVVRGRAKDMSFVISELTGGRRAGVLSRVIDPSRIGIGGHSIGGAAAAATMAADRRVRAGVDLDGDFFLHPAAAGLGTRPFMTLGAESTHSTSSRTSDWAEAWKHLNGWKRWLTVTGAEHFSFTDLPYLAAQLGLSDPAIPLSGERGWRITRDHVSAFFDLHLRGIPQPLLDGPKATHPEVAFQQP, from the coding sequence ATGATCCCCAGACATCGCAAAGCCGCTGTGGCCAGTCTGCTCACCCTGGCCCTGGCCGCGCCGCTTTTGGGCGCCACACCGGCCGTCTCCGTCAACCCCGCGCAGGTTGCGCCCCAAGTCCCGTACAGCAGCGGGTTGGAACTACCGCCCCCCACCGGTCAATACCCCGTGGGCCGCCGCACCCTGCACTTGGTCGACAGGAACCGCACCGACCCATGGGTGCCGACGGCCGGTAACCGGGAGCTGATGGTGACGGTGTCCTACCCAGCACGCTCGGCGAGTGGATTACCGGCGGCGTACATGACCGACGAGGAGGCGCAGCTCCTTTTGGAGGCGAGAGGACTCGGCGGCGTCGTGCCCCGCGAAACGGTTGCCCGGGCACGCACCCATGCTCATATGGGCGCTCGTCCGGTGCCGGGGCATTTCCCCCTGGTGCTGCTCTCCCCGGGCTTCTCGATGCCGCGCACCACACTCACCTCGATCGCAGACGATCTCGCGAGTCGTGGCTACGTCGTTGCCTCGGTGGACCACGCGTACGAATCCGTCGGCACTGCCTTCCCCAAGGGCCGGCTGCTGACCTGTGTGGCCTGCGAACGGGTCGACACTGCGGAGGAGCGGGCCGCCGTCGTGCGTGGTCGGGCCAAGGACATGTCCTTCGTGATCAGCGAGTTGACAGGCGGCCGACGGGCTGGGGTGTTGTCCCGTGTGATCGACCCGAGCCGGATCGGAATCGGAGGGCATTCGATCGGGGGTGCGGCCGCCGCGGCCACCATGGCCGCCGACCGCCGCGTGCGGGCGGGGGTCGACCTGGACGGTGACTTCTTCCTGCACCCTGCTGCGGCGGGGCTTGGTACGCGCCCGTTCATGACGCTCGGCGCCGAGTCCACCCACAGCACCAGCAGCCGGACATCCGACTGGGCTGAGGCGTGGAAGCATCTGAACGGCTGGAAACGCTGGCTGACTGTGACCGGCGCTGAGCACTTTTCCTTCACGGACCTGCCGTATCTGGCCGCGCAGTTGGGCCTGTCGGACCCTGCCATACCGCTGTCCGGAGAACGCGGGTGGCGCATAACCCGCGACCACGTGTCAGCCTTCTTTGACCTTCACCTGCGGGGCATCCCGCAGCCGCTCCTCGATGGCCCCAAGGCCACGCATCCTGAGGTCGCATTCCAGCAGCCGTGA
- the thpD gene encoding ectoine hydroxylase encodes MTTLTDLYPTRGAAEVAVPRQDPVVWSEPGTPGPIAAAELQSYERDGFLAIEQLIGDEEVAVYRGELERLVSDPAIRADERSIVEPKSQEIRSVFEVHKISEIFARLVRDERVVGRARQILGSDVYVHQSRINVKPGFGASGFYWHSDFETWHAEDGLPNMRTVSVSIALTENYDTNGGLMIMPGSHKTFLGCAGATPKDNYKKSLQMQDAGTPSDEALTKFAEAHGIKLFTGRAGSATWFDCNCMHGSGDNITPFPRSNVFIVFNSVENAAVEPFAAPVPRPDFIGARDFTPVK; translated from the coding sequence ATGACCACGCTCACCGACCTGTACCCGACCCGCGGCGCCGCCGAGGTGGCCGTACCCCGCCAGGACCCCGTGGTGTGGAGCGAGCCGGGTACGCCAGGACCGATCGCGGCGGCCGAGCTCCAGTCGTACGAGCGCGATGGCTTCCTCGCCATCGAGCAGCTCATCGGCGACGAGGAAGTGGCCGTCTACCGGGGCGAGTTGGAGCGCCTGGTGAGCGACCCGGCGATCCGCGCCGACGAGCGCTCGATCGTCGAGCCCAAGTCGCAGGAGATCCGCTCGGTCTTCGAAGTCCACAAGATCAGCGAGATCTTCGCGCGCCTCGTACGCGACGAGCGCGTCGTGGGCCGCGCCCGTCAGATACTCGGCTCGGACGTGTACGTCCACCAGTCGCGGATCAACGTCAAGCCCGGCTTCGGAGCGAGCGGCTTCTACTGGCACTCGGACTTCGAGACCTGGCACGCCGAGGACGGCCTGCCGAACATGCGCACCGTGTCCGTCTCGATCGCGCTGACCGAGAACTACGACACCAACGGCGGCCTCATGATCATGCCGGGGTCCCACAAGACCTTCCTCGGCTGTGCGGGGGCCACGCCGAAGGACAACTACAAGAAGTCGCTGCAGATGCAGGACGCGGGCACGCCCTCCGACGAGGCGCTCACCAAGTTCGCCGAGGCGCACGGCATCAAGCTCTTCACGGGGCGGGCCGGCTCGGCGACCTGGTTCGACTGCAACTGCATGCACGGCTCCGGGGACAACATCACCCCGTTCCCGCGGTCGAACGTCTTCATCGTGTTCAACAGCGTGGAGAACGCGGCGGTGGAGCCGTTCGCGGCACCGGTGCCGCGGCCGGACTTCATCGGGGCGCGGGACTTCACGCCGGTTAAGTGA
- a CDS encoding amino acid ABC transporter permease — protein MSKVDTQIQPRKQGLTRRQKRAVSRGIQYAVFVAALVALGATADWGRLQNQFAQADLAKELFPDIITLALRNTVLYTLSGFAFGLALAMVIALMRLSPVGPYRWLAGLYIEIFRGLPALLIFIFVGVAVPLAFPGTEIPGGTYGKVALALGLVAAAYMAETIRAGIQAVPKGQMEAARSLGFSHARAMVSIIIPQAFRIVIPPLTNELVLLFKDSSLVLFLGVTLEERELAKFGRDLASESANSTPILVAGLCYLLVTVPLGFVVRRLEAKAGEATK, from the coding sequence ATGAGCAAGGTCGACACCCAGATCCAGCCGCGCAAACAAGGCCTGACGAGGCGTCAGAAGCGCGCCGTCTCGCGAGGCATCCAGTACGCGGTCTTCGTCGCCGCCCTGGTCGCCCTCGGTGCCACGGCCGACTGGGGCCGGCTGCAGAACCAGTTCGCCCAGGCCGACCTGGCGAAGGAACTGTTCCCGGACATCATCACGCTGGCACTGCGCAACACCGTGCTCTACACGTTGTCCGGCTTCGCGTTCGGTCTCGCACTCGCCATGGTCATCGCACTCATGCGGCTCTCGCCGGTGGGACCGTACCGCTGGCTCGCCGGCCTCTACATCGAGATCTTCCGCGGACTGCCCGCCCTGCTGATCTTCATCTTCGTGGGAGTCGCCGTACCGCTGGCCTTCCCGGGCACGGAGATCCCCGGCGGTACGTACGGGAAGGTCGCCCTGGCGCTCGGCCTGGTGGCCGCCGCGTACATGGCGGAGACGATCCGCGCGGGCATCCAGGCGGTGCCCAAGGGGCAGATGGAGGCGGCCCGTTCGCTGGGCTTCTCGCATGCGCGCGCCATGGTTTCGATCATCATCCCGCAGGCGTTCCGCATCGTGATCCCGCCGCTCACCAACGAACTCGTCCTCCTCTTCAAGGACTCCTCGCTGGTGCTGTTTCTCGGCGTCACCCTTGAAGAGCGCGAACTCGCCAAGTTCGGCCGGGACTTGGCGAGCGAGAGCGCCAACTCCACGCCGATCCTGGTCGCGGGCCTGTGCTATCTGCTGGTCACGGTCCCGCTCGGTTTTGTCGTACGCCGTCTTGAGGCGAAGGCCGGGGAGGCCACCAAGTGA
- a CDS encoding RNA polymerase sigma factor, translated as METTGTSVEPAADAELQRRLVYGDESALTEAYAAYSGLVRAVAVRVTRSPAAAEDVAQEVFAQLWSRPYGFDARRGSLRTWLSVLAHRRAVDWVRTEARHRKAAGADDSALQAIPDTGPGPDETVVDRERSLLLHSALAELPQSQREVVHLAFFAGRTYRQAAVELGIPEGTAKTRLRSALRKLAESMAEPPDPALERGGA; from the coding sequence TTGGAGACCACGGGGACGTCCGTCGAACCGGCCGCCGACGCGGAGTTGCAGCGGCGGCTGGTGTACGGCGACGAGTCCGCGCTGACCGAGGCGTACGCCGCGTACAGCGGGCTCGTCCGGGCGGTCGCCGTCCGGGTGACGCGCAGCCCGGCCGCCGCCGAGGATGTGGCGCAGGAGGTCTTCGCCCAGCTGTGGAGCAGGCCGTACGGGTTCGACGCGCGCCGTGGCTCGCTGCGTACCTGGCTGTCCGTGCTGGCGCACCGGCGAGCCGTGGACTGGGTGCGCACCGAGGCCCGGCACCGCAAGGCCGCCGGAGCCGACGACTCGGCGCTGCAGGCGATCCCCGACACGGGACCCGGGCCGGACGAGACGGTCGTCGACCGCGAGCGCTCCCTCCTGCTGCACTCCGCGCTCGCCGAACTCCCGCAGTCCCAGCGGGAGGTGGTGCACCTCGCCTTTTTCGCGGGCCGCACCTACCGCCAGGCCGCCGTCGAACTCGGCATCCCGGAAGGCACCGCCAAGACCCGGCTGCGCTCTGCGTTACGCAAGCTGGCCGAGTCCATGGCCGAGCCACCGGATCCGGCCTTGGAAAGGGGCGGCGCATGA
- a CDS encoding amino acid ABC transporter ATP-binding protein yields the protein MSSTSTTSGTPEIQVRDLHKSFGDNEVLRGIDLEIGRGEVVCVIGPSGSGKSTLLRCVNLLEEPTKGQVFVGGTEVTHPDVDIDAVRRRIGMVFQQFNLFPHLSVTENLALPQRRVLRRDKAEAAQVAADNLRRVGLSEKADAYPSSLSGGQQQRVAIARALAMGPEVMLFDEPTSALDPELVGDVLAVMRMLANEGMTMMVVTHEMTFAREVADRVVFMDDGVIVEDGTPEQVIGNPAHERTRHFLSRLLDPAMADVEEETSDQVSKGD from the coding sequence GTGAGCAGCACGAGCACTACGAGCGGTACTCCGGAGATTCAAGTCCGCGACCTGCACAAGTCGTTCGGCGACAACGAGGTGCTGCGCGGCATCGACCTGGAGATCGGCCGCGGCGAAGTCGTGTGCGTCATCGGCCCGTCCGGCTCAGGCAAGTCCACGCTGCTGCGCTGCGTGAACCTCCTGGAGGAGCCCACCAAGGGCCAGGTCTTCGTCGGCGGCACCGAAGTCACCCACCCCGACGTGGACATCGACGCCGTACGCCGCCGGATCGGCATGGTCTTCCAGCAGTTCAACCTGTTCCCGCATCTGTCCGTCACCGAGAATCTCGCCCTGCCGCAACGCCGCGTACTCCGGCGAGACAAGGCGGAGGCGGCGCAGGTGGCCGCCGACAACCTGCGGCGCGTCGGCCTCTCCGAGAAGGCGGACGCGTACCCGTCCTCGCTCTCCGGCGGCCAGCAGCAGCGCGTGGCGATCGCCCGCGCGCTCGCCATGGGCCCTGAGGTGATGCTCTTCGACGAGCCCACCTCCGCGCTCGACCCCGAGCTCGTTGGCGACGTGCTCGCGGTGATGCGCATGCTCGCGAACGAGGGCATGACGATGATGGTCGTCACCCACGAGATGACCTTCGCGCGCGAGGTCGCCGACCGGGTCGTCTTCATGGACGACGGCGTGATCGTCGAGGACGGCACCCCTGAGCAGGTCATCGGCAACCCGGCCCACGAGAGGACGAGGCACTTCTTGTCCCGGCTGCTCGATCCCGCGATGGCGGACGTGGAAGAGGAGACCTCCGACCAGGTGAGTAAGGGGGACTAG
- a CDS encoding transporter substrate-binding domain-containing protein has translation MNTVLGRRARILAATTATAGLVLVAGCSSGDGGGETVKGVSIVKAGQLTTCTHLPYPPFQSEIDGKVQGFDVALIDLVAKDLGVKQDILDTPFENFKTGAFLNSGECDLAAAGMTITDERKKNVDFSDPYFDATQAVLVDKKSGIGSFDALKGKKLGAQAQTTGEEYAKGKGFDPVSFESSDAVLNGLRTGQVQAVVIDYPVVQGWLKDKANADAFQVVDNLNTGEQYGFSVKKGNTELVKAINKALADAKADGTYKKLYEQWIGPYDEGAANAAGAASASPSAAS, from the coding sequence GTGAACACGGTCCTCGGACGCCGGGCCCGCATTCTGGCCGCCACCACTGCGACGGCCGGGCTGGTGCTCGTGGCCGGCTGTTCCTCGGGCGACGGGGGTGGGGAGACCGTCAAGGGGGTCTCGATCGTGAAGGCGGGGCAGCTGACGACCTGCACGCACCTTCCGTATCCGCCCTTCCAGTCGGAGATCGACGGCAAGGTGCAGGGCTTCGACGTGGCGCTCATAGACCTGGTCGCCAAGGACCTGGGCGTGAAGCAGGACATCCTGGACACGCCGTTCGAGAACTTCAAGACCGGTGCGTTCCTCAACTCCGGCGAGTGCGACCTCGCCGCGGCCGGCATGACGATCACCGACGAGCGCAAGAAGAACGTCGACTTCTCCGACCCGTACTTCGACGCCACCCAAGCCGTCCTCGTCGACAAGAAGAGCGGCATCGGCTCCTTCGACGCCCTGAAGGGCAAGAAGCTGGGCGCCCAGGCGCAGACGACCGGCGAAGAGTACGCGAAGGGCAAGGGCTTCGACCCGGTCTCCTTCGAGAGCTCCGACGCCGTCCTCAACGGCCTGCGCACCGGCCAGGTCCAGGCCGTCGTCATCGACTACCCGGTCGTCCAGGGCTGGCTCAAGGACAAGGCCAACGCCGACGCCTTCCAGGTCGTCGACAACCTCAACACCGGTGAGCAGTACGGCTTCTCGGTGAAGAAGGGCAACACCGAACTCGTCAAGGCCATCAACAAGGCGCTGGCGGACGCGAAGGCCGACGGCACGTACAAGAAGCTGTACGAGCAGTGGATAGGCCCATACGACGAGGGCGCCGCGAACGCCGCGGGCGCCGCCTCGGCTTCCCCGTCCGCCGCCTCATGA
- a CDS encoding mycothiol-dependent nitroreductase Rv2466c family protein, with protein MTERRTVDFWFDPVCPYTWITSRWMVEVTKVRPVTVRWRVMSLSVLNEHRDDNPEGEWGDYMWAPVRVCAAVEERFGQRALGDLFTALGTRFHLQGDWGNLEAALADAGLPEEIGAVAESTAYDEAIRSSHAQAVALAGADVGTPVVSVAGPRGERVGFFGPVVSPAPTGETAGQLWDGFLLMATVPGFYEVKRTRTEEPRFDMGD; from the coding sequence ATGACCGAGCGACGGACCGTCGACTTCTGGTTCGACCCTGTCTGCCCGTACACGTGGATCACCTCGCGGTGGATGGTCGAGGTCACCAAGGTGCGGCCCGTGACCGTGCGCTGGCGGGTGATGAGTCTGTCCGTGCTCAACGAGCACCGGGACGACAACCCCGAGGGCGAGTGGGGGGATTACATGTGGGCGCCGGTGCGGGTGTGTGCAGCGGTGGAGGAGCGGTTCGGTCAGCGGGCGCTCGGTGACCTCTTCACGGCGCTGGGTACCCGCTTTCACCTCCAGGGTGACTGGGGGAACCTGGAGGCGGCCCTGGCGGATGCCGGGCTGCCGGAGGAGATCGGCGCGGTCGCCGAGTCCACGGCGTACGACGAGGCGATCCGGTCCTCGCACGCGCAGGCCGTTGCCCTGGCCGGCGCTGACGTCGGCACCCCGGTGGTGTCGGTCGCCGGGCCCCGCGGCGAACGGGTCGGCTTCTTCGGTCCCGTCGTATCCCCCGCTCCTACCGGGGAGACGGCCGGACAGCTGTGGGACGGCTTTCTGCTGATGGCCACCGTCCCTGGCTTCTACGAGGTCAAGCGCACCCGGACCGAGGAACCCCGGTTCGACATGGGCGACTGA
- a CDS encoding maleylpyruvate isomerase family mycothiol-dependent enzyme, with amino-acid sequence MTTDHDGVRELLGAWAFGALRPEEERAVPAHLAECESCAAEAERLREAVRLLDGPRGTAMSNGSGGAGGVLALALRSRPAAPRVAAHAAPYAAAVAGLQALVRELDGRWSTPVVHDWDAHATVAHLLAADEPLALHLGLDARVPASTVPEGTGWEQAWNARTTEVIAYERQRSPEETVTAWAAQAAALLATPEARDPERAAHAMTLMGIRLPVADHFLVRGFEAWIHTDDIGRALGLAVPPPPEEHLWQLVRLAVRILDLALGTTAPPVLFAVAGGEDAQWVLGSEDEPVRAELVLEPVDFCLLVGGRYGPEEVPRGATGDEDAVRNVLERAAALSWL; translated from the coding sequence GTGACCACTGATCACGACGGTGTACGTGAGCTGCTGGGGGCCTGGGCCTTCGGCGCGTTGCGGCCGGAGGAGGAGCGGGCGGTGCCGGCGCATCTCGCCGAATGCGAGAGCTGCGCGGCCGAAGCGGAGCGGCTGCGGGAGGCCGTACGGCTGCTGGACGGGCCGCGGGGAACGGCCATGAGCAACGGCTCGGGAGGAGCAGGCGGCGTACTCGCTCTCGCTCTGCGCTCCCGGCCCGCCGCGCCGAGAGTCGCCGCGCACGCGGCCCCGTACGCCGCCGCCGTCGCCGGACTCCAGGCGCTGGTACGGGAGTTGGACGGCCGCTGGAGCACACCGGTCGTGCACGACTGGGACGCGCACGCGACGGTCGCGCACCTCCTCGCCGCCGACGAGCCGCTGGCCCTGCACCTGGGCCTCGACGCACGCGTGCCCGCGTCGACCGTCCCGGAGGGAACGGGATGGGAGCAGGCCTGGAACGCGCGTACCACCGAGGTGATCGCGTACGAGCGGCAGCGCAGCCCCGAGGAGACGGTGACCGCGTGGGCCGCTCAGGCAGCCGCGCTGCTGGCCACGCCCGAAGCCCGGGATCCCGAACGCGCCGCCCACGCCATGACGTTGATGGGGATCCGGCTGCCCGTCGCCGACCACTTCCTCGTGCGGGGCTTCGAGGCGTGGATCCACACGGACGACATCGGCCGCGCGCTCGGCCTCGCCGTACCGCCGCCGCCCGAGGAACACCTCTGGCAGCTGGTCCGGCTCGCCGTCCGCATCCTCGACCTGGCGCTGGGGACCACGGCGCCCCCGGTGCTGTTCGCGGTGGCCGGAGGCGAGGACGCCCAGTGGGTGCTCGGCTCCGAGGACGAGCCGGTGCGGGCCGAACTCGTCCTGGAACCCGTCGACTTCTGCCTGCTCGTCGGCGGACGGTACGGGCCCGAGGAGGTCCCGAGGGGCGCGACGGGCGACGAGGACGCCGTACGGAACGTACTGGAGCGGGCGGCGGCGCTGTCCTGGCTGTAA